Genomic DNA from Vagococcus luciliae:
TGTTATAGGATTAAAATGTATTTTTAACGTGTTCTATGATAGAATATAAACATTACAAAAGGATTTGTATTAATACAGATTTTTTAAATTAATTATAACAAGAAGAAAGCAATAAGGTGACACATATGAGCATGACAAAACATGATCAAATATTAGCGCATATTGAGTCCTTGCCTGTAGGAGATAAAATTTCTGTTCGAGGCATTGCCAAAATGTTAAGTGTTAGTGAAGGAACGGCTTATCGTGCCATTAAAGAAGCAGAAAATGTGGGATTGGTATCCACTATACAGCGAGTTGGAACGATAAGAATTGAAACGAAAGCAAAAGAAAACATAAAAAATTTAACCTTTAAAGAAATTGTTAAAATTATCGATGGAGATGTATTAGCTGGGAAAAAAGGGTTAAAAAAACCATTAGATAAATTTATTATTGGAGCGATGACAGAAAAAAGCATGTTACGTTATATTACGCCAGGAGCTTTAATGATTGTTGGAGATAGAGAAGGTGTTCAGCGGTTAGCACTAAATAATGGTGCGGCTGTTCTGTTAACTGGTGGATTTGAAGTCAGTCAAAATATTATAGATTTAGCAGATGAAGTGAAAATGCCTATTTTACGTACATCTCATGATACTTTTACTGTTGGAACACTTATTAACCGTGCTATTAGCGACCAGATGATTAAAAAGGATATCGTGTTGGTAGAAGATATTCAAACGCCTGAAAGTGAAACACGTTATATGACAACGAAAGATACGGTGGAAGATTATTTTAAATTGGTTGAGAAAACTGGATACACACGTTTTCCTGTAGTAAATAAATCTAATCGTTTAGTGGGGATGGTAACAGCAAAAGATGTGTCTGATAAATCACTGACACAATCTATTGAAAAAGTTATGACGAAAGATCCACGACACGCTAAATCACATATGAGTGTAGCAAGTATCGGACATCAAATGATTTGGGATGGTTTGGAGATTATTCCTGTGGTGGAAGATGATTTAACGCTTGTCGGAATTATATCACGACAAGATGTGATGAGGACTGTTCAATTGGCACAAAAGCAACCACAAGCTGCACATAAATTGACGGATCATATTACTAACCAGATTGTGGAAAAAGAAATGCCTGAAAAAGGAGATGCTGTTTTTACATTTGTTGTCACACCACAGATGATTAATAATTTAGGGACGCTCTCTTTTGGTGTATTAAATCAAATTATTTCAAGTGTTGTTCGTTCAACTATGTTATCACGATACAATTTTCATTCGGTTATTGAGCAAAGTAGCTTATATTATTTCAAATTAATACAGATGGACAGTGAAATAGAAATAAGAACCCAAGTGATAGAAGTTGGTAGACGTTCAGGAAAAGTTGAAGTAAGTGTATATAAAGATAATATCGTTTCTGCAAAAGCAATTGCAGTTTGCCAGTTAATGGACCCAGTTTAGGAGGAAAAATATGACTATTAGTCAAGAAATTTTAAAAGAAATAAAACAATATGATACGATTATGATTCATCGTCATCAAAGTCCAGACCCAGATGCACTAGGCTCACAAGGTGGGTTAGGAGAAATATTAAAAGCAAGTTTTCCTAAGAAATCCATTTATTTAGTAGGTGGCCCTGTGAATGATTTAGACTACCTTGTCACGATGGATGATGTTAGTGATGAGATGTATCAAGATGCTTTAGTTATTGTGACAGATACAGCAAATGCTCCACGAATAAGTGGAGAGCAGTATTACTTAGGAAAAAAATTAATTAAAATAGATCACCATCCGGATGATGAGCCTTATGGTGATTTATCATGGGTAAACACACAAGCAAGTAGTACAAGTGAATTGATTTATGATTTTTATGAAGAAAACAAAGAAAATCTTGTTATGACAGATAATGCTGCGAGATTACTTTATGCAGGTATTATTGGAGATACTGGACGATTTTTATACCCTGGAACAACGTCCCATACATTATGGGTAGCTAGTCAATTACTAACATATGATTTTGATGCTGCAAGATTAAGTCGATATATGGACGAAGTAGATGAAAAAATTTCGCGTTTGTCAGGATACATCTACGAAAATATGGTTTCGGATGAAAATGGTGCAGCGATGGTGTTATTAACACAGGATGCATTGAAAGAGTTTGATGTAGTTGATTCGGAAACACCAGCTATTATTCCTTTACCAGGAAAGATTCGCGGGATTTTATCGTGGGCGATTTTTGTTGAGCAGCCTGAAGGATTTTTTAGAGTTCGTTTGAGAAGTAAAGGTCCTGTGATCAATGGTATTGCAAAGCGACATCATGGTGGTGGTCACCCATTGGCTAGTGGAGCAAATGCTAAGGATATGGATGAAGTAGAAGAAATATTTGAAGAAATCAAAACAATTGTTAGTGAATATAAAATATCATAAGTAAAAAAGCGTAAAAATAAGTCAATCTTATTTTTACGCTTTTGTATTATCCAATTATTTTTTCAGCAACTAATTGTTTTCCATAGTTGCCATTATAAGTATCAATCTGTTGGTATCCTTGCTTTTCCCAGAAACGAGCAGCACGTTTATCGTCTTCAATAAACGTTAAATGCATGATTTTAGTTCCTGTATCTGATACTGTTTTTTCTAAGGCATTATACAGTTCTTCAGCGAGTTTTGTACCTCTATATTCTTCTTCTAATACAAAGTAACCAAGTGTACCAATTTCTTTTTGAGGATAATCTTCTACCCAGTCAATGAATCCCATTAATCTGTCACGGTCAAATATCCCGTAGACATATTTTTGAGAAGGTAATACTTTGGGAGGTAGAGAAGTGAAGAATTCTTTTACTTGTTCATCTGTTGGATCAACGTTTACATAATCAGTAAAGTAGTCTTTTGTTCTTAATAAAAATTCTTTAAAGATAAACAAATCTGCTTCATTATTCCCATCAAGTAACCGAATATGAATTGATGGAAAATCAATTGTATTAAAATGTTTCATAAAATATATACCTCTTTCTATCTGTATGGAACAGTTATTACTACCTAAGAATAGCTTATATTATTAGTAAATAAAAGACATTCATGTAAAATATTTTAAAAACGTGTCAAAATCATTCTTTTATTGTGAAGTTAAAAAAAATACTTTGCGAAACGACAATAAGCAAGTATAATAAAACAGAACGTTTTTGCGTTACAAAAGAAACAATTTATTAAGAAAGAGAAGTGAGACTATTGGGACGTAAATGGGCTAATATCGTAGCTAAGAAAACAGCTAAAGATGCAAACAACAGTAAAGTTTATGCCAAATTTGGAATTGAAATTTATGCAGCAGCAAAATCAGGTGATCCAGACCCGCACTCTAATCAAAAACTTCGTTTCGTTATTGATCGCGCAAAAACATACAATGTTCCAAAACATATTATTGATCGTGCTATCGAAAAAGCAAAAGGATCTGGTGATGAAAACTATTCAGAATTACGTTATGAAGGATTTGGACCGAGCGGTTCAATGGTTATTGTTGATACATTAACAAATAATGTTAACCGTACAGCAGCAGACGTTCGTGCAGCGTTTGGTAAAAATGGTGGGAACATGGGGGTTTCTGGAGCAGTAGCCTATATGTTTGATAACACCGCTATTTTTGGTTTTAAAGGTGACGATGTTGATGAAATATTTGAGTATTTATTAGAAAAAGATATTGAAGTCAAAGATGTGTTTGAAGAAGAAGATCAGATTATTGTTTACGGAGAATCAAGTGATTTTCATGCGATTCAAGAAGCATTAAAAGAAAATGGCATTACTGAATTTTCAGTAGCTGAAATCCAAATGCTTGCTCAAAACGAAGTAGAATTATCAGAAGATGATTTAGCTCAATTTGAAAAAATGATTGATGCGTTAGATGAATTAGAAGATGTTCAACAAATCTTCCACAATGTAGACATGGATTAATAAAAAAGTCAGAAGAATTAAATTATTTCGGCTCTCCGTCAAATGATGTGGATGAGTAAAATTTAGTGAATTTAAGCAACGAAAGACAACAGGTTTTCGTTGCTTATTTATTTACCTTGAAAACTAAGTAAAATTCTATATTTATAGTTTTGGAAATTTCTATAGCCATAGGCTATTCGTTTGATTAGCTTAATTTTATTGATGGTCCCTTCTAATGGTCCGTTAGAAAATGGAAACTTGAAAGTATTATTAATTCTTGGAAGATGTTTTTTTAGTGTTCTGATAGATGTTTTCATTGGTTCAGAGATTAACTCATGACTTAATAATAGTAGATCTGAGAAAGCCTCAAAATCATTGTTTTTACTACAATATAATAAGTTTTGATAGAGTCCGTATGTCTCAGATAGTTCTTTGCTTAAGCTTAGTAAATAATCCATAATATCTGTTTCAGGTAAGATATTTTTAAATAATCGTTGATAACGATAGTCTTTATAATTTAATTCGTTAGAGTCTTTTAAAAATAGCTTCCAATATCTCTTTAGTTTTCTATAATTCTTTAGATCATTAAGGTTTGATGTCTTAAACTTATTCATTGTTCTAATTCTTGTAATATTTAATGAACGACTAATTAATTGAACTAAGTGAAATCGGTCAATAACCACTGAAGCATTTGGAAAAAGTTTATTAGCTAGTTTAAAATAGCCAGCATTCATATCAACAACGATCGTTGCGACTTTATTTCTTACTTTCAAAGGGTATTTTGAAAAGTGTTTTTCTAACGTAATCCTTTTATTATCTGGTAAAATATCAATAATTTTATGTGATAAGGAGTCTGAGTAGATAAAACTGTACTTACCTTGATTGTTTTTTACAGATGTAAACTCATCAAAACATAGGTGTTGAGGCAAGTCCGTAAATTTATTTGACAGTTCTTTCCCAAATAAATTAAGAATTCTACTGATTGTAGTAGTTGATACAAAATGTCTTTTAGATAAGTCTTTCAATGAGATAGCATCGGATAACTCCATGCCAATAGACTGTTTCACTCTGTTAGCAATAAAGCAGTGCTTATCAATTTCTAAAGATTCAGCTATAAAAGAGGTGTGACATTTACGACAAAGGAACCGTTGTTTCTTTAGTGATAGATAGGTTGGATAATGGGCAACACTTAGCCATTTTATTCGAGAAGAAATAAAACCATTTTTTACAATAGAATAGTTTTCATTCTTAATTCCACAACAAGGACAAGCCAAAGGCTTATAAGTAAGTGTTCCGCTATAGATTTTACTTCTAACTCCTTTTATCATTTTTTCTTCACAAAAAATAGAATCAAAATAAATGTTTGTGTCTTTCAAATCCAGCGACACTCGGATACAATGGTTGTGAGACATATGAATCTTCCTTTCTAAAATTTGGTTTGGTCACTTTAATTTTACCTGGAAAATTCGTATGTTTCTTTTTTATGTAAAAAAATAGATGCAGATGAATTTCTTCATCCACATCAAAAATTATACAGCCATTATTTCTTCTGACTTTTTTTGCGTCGACTCATATGTGATACCTCTTTAGAAGACTTATTCTGACTAGATTTAGGGATGATGTGTTCATCATTGTCTTTAACCCGTAATTCCAAAGTATAAGGTTCTTTGTAAATAATACCATCTTTTTCATAAGAACCACCATTAACAAAAACACCAAGTGGGATTAAAGAATCAGCGTCATCATTAATTTTAATAGTGGCAACTTCGGTTAAGTCTTTATAGCTACTTCCAATAAATAATTTCCCTTTTGATATTTTATAAAATGGAATTAACGTATAATCTTCTAGCTCGTAAGCATAGTCATTTAATTTTTTTGCTTGAATGTAATTTTTATCAAGTAGATTATGAACGACAGTATCGATGACTTGATCACTATTATCAATTAATGTTAAAGTAAGCAACTTACCTTGTATTTTAGGAGTTGTTGATGAGGTTTGGACAGTCTCATCAAACGTTGCATCTTCGGGCACGATATTTTCTATCAAGTTAGTGACGTCCCATTTAACTTTTTGATTTTTAAAATAATAGATAAAGTTTAAAACTATAAAATAAGCTAATACAATAAATACTAGTAAATATAAACTCATTCTTAAGTAATTTCCATTTTGAAAATATCCTTTAACAATTCGCAAAATATAAAGTGTCGGAAAAACACTCACAACTGTTAATATTTTGTTTTGTAGTCTTGGATTAATATTTAAATAATTTAAAAATTTAGTAATATTGCTTAAAATTAAGGTTAGTATTGCATCCATCTAATTATTTCCCCCAGTGACTGTTTTATTTTCATTTGTTTTAGGAGAAACTTGTTTTGTTTGAACATCTGGTGTTACAGTTTCTTCTGTTTTTTCAATATCATTTTGATTGTGCACTGATTCCTGAACATCAGAAGAAGGAGTGGTATTTTCAACAGAAGATTGTTCATCTTGCGTTTGATTTTCCTTAGTTTCTTTGCTATTTTTCGTTTTATTTTGCTTTTCAGATGTTGAGCTATCTGTTTGTTGAATAGAGCTATTGCTCGTTGTATCTGAATAGTTACTTTCTTTTGTTGTGTCTGTTTGATTTTGAGTTGTATGTGTTGTAGTTTGTGTTGTAGAAGTGTCTGTTTTTTTTGTTTTATAGTTACTTCCATCTACAACAGCAGTTGTTGCACTAATTCCCAAGGCAATACTAAAAATAGCAATAGGCTTCAAAAAAGGGGCAACAATTTTTTTATCTTTTGCCATACATGACTCTCCTTTCGTACTAAGTCATCATCCACTATCCTATCATAACAGATTTTTTTGTTTTTAAAAAAGTAAGTGATGCTTTTCTAATATATTTAAACTATTTTTAATAAGAGTAGTCTTATTGATAACAGTCATATTTGACATTTTTTTACAAAATATGTTAGTATTTTTATACAGTGAAGATTACGTTAAGTGTAGGAACCATCTGAAAGGATGATTCCTACACTTTTTTTTGCTGATTTTTAAGTTGAGAAAAGAGGAAAAAAGATGAATGAAGAAAAAAGATTACCAATGAATAAAAAAGAAGGTATTCTATATGGCATAGTGATTTGTGGTATTACCGCAACGAGCATGTGCTTTTATAATCTATATTTAGCATTTGGAGCAATCAATCAAGACATGTTAGTGACTTTTGCTAAAAGTTTGCCACTATTTTTTGTAATTGCCATGTTACTAGAAAATTTTATTGTCCGTCATTTTGCAGATAGTCTGGTGAAAAAGTTTAGTGATCCGGCAGATAGTTTTAATGCCACACTATTGTTTACGATTTTATTTACAGTAGTAGGGATGTCTTTTTTGATGACGTTTATTGGGGATGTTATTGGACATGGTTTAGTAGTAAATAGCTCAACGTTTAGCCGTTTTGTTATGTCATGGCCAAGAAATTTTGGCGTGGTTTTGGCATTAGAATTATTAATTGCTCAACCAATTGCACGGAAAATTATGGTTGGCTTACATTCGAAAAAAGTAGAAGAGTGTGTTGAATACGATTAAATAGTAACTTTGGTGGAAACATCAAAGTTCTTTTTTTATGCTATAACTTTTAAAATTAGTGTCTAGCAATAGGAGGAAGTAAGATGAGTAAACCAAAACGATTAAAACGTGGAGATAAAGTTGCAATTATCAGTTTATCAAAAGGATTATTAGGAGAAAAGTTTGTTGAACACAATTTGATTTTTGGCAAAAAAAGATTAGAGGAATATGGATTAGAAGTTATCTTTATGCCTCACGCTTTAAAAGGAATAGAGTATGTTGCTAAACACCCTGAAAAACGAGCAGAGGATTTGATTCACGCTTTTGAAGATGACTCTATTAAAGGAATTATTTGTACAATTGGTGGTGACGATACTTACCGAACGATACCTTACTTGATGGAAAGCGAAAGATTTAAACAACTTGTCAAAGGAAAACCTAAATTATTTACTGGTTTTTCTGATAGTACTATTAATCATTTAATGTTTTATAGGCTTGGATTAACGACGTATTATGGGATGTCTTTTATTCCAGATTTAGGTGAAATTAGTGATAGCATGTTGGCTTGTACGGAAACTTATTTCACTTCTTATCTAGAAAGTAGTGAATCATACAAAGTAATTAAATCAAGTAATGTTTAGTATGAAGAACGAATGGACTTTTCTAAAAACGCACTAGGACAAGAACGAGTGAGCCATCTCGAGATAAAAGGGTATGAATTACTACAAGGCAAGTGGGTATTTGAAGGAGAGTTACTTGGTGGATGCATAGATAGCCTATACGATATGTTGACACCATTTACACATAGTGATGAGCCAGAAATAATTGAGAAATACCAAATCTTTCCAACTATAGAAGAGTGGCGAGATAAACTTTTATTTATCGAAACATCTGAAGTGAAACCATCACCAGAGATAGTTGAAAAAATGCTTGTTTGCCTAAAAGATAAAGGAATATTTGATGTGATTAGTGGAATAATTGTCGGAAAACCACAGGATGAAGTGTTTTATGAAGAATACAAACAGTCTTTAATAAAGGTAATTGATAATAAAGAGTTACTAATAGTTTACAATGTTAATTTTGGACATGCGACGCCACGATGTGTTTTGCCATATGGAATTCGTGTGCGAGTTGATAGTGAGAAACAAGAAATCAGATTGTTAGAATCAGCGTTTATGTAAGAGGAAGGTCGATGAAGAGATTCGCTCAAAAATAAAAGATTATTTAGACAAAAAAAGCAGTGATTTGTGATGTCGGTCAAACAAATATCACTTTACAAGCTGGTGCTATGCAGTGGACAGTTGGAGATGTCAGTGCAACAACTGGTGTAAAAGGTGTAGACGATTTTTTAGTAAAACTGTTCGAAGTGCTGTAACGAAATAATCTGCGATTAAGCCTGAATATACAGGTAAAGGGTAAAGGATTACTAGTGCTTGAACCAACATATAAATATATTATATTACTTGATGTATCACAGTGGGATAATTGATGATGGCTTATTCTTAGCCTGTGACTCAGGATTAAAACATAAAGCAATTATGCGTTCAAATATTTCGTCTGCTGTTGCAGGAAACGAAGGATTGTTTAATTTAAATATAAAAGGTAGTGGGGTTCTTTTTTTGGAATCTCCAACACCTTATGAAGAACTGATTGAAATTGAATTATAAGATGATGTATTAAAAGTAGATGGTAATATGGCGATTGCTTGGAGCGGCTCATTAGACTTTACGGTTGAGCGTTCTGGAAAAAGTTTGATGGGGTCAGCTGTTTCAGGTGAGGGACTTGTTAATGTTTACCAAGGCAGTGGCAAAGTACTACTCGCGCCAGTAGGGTAAAAGTAAAAGGAAAGCAGCTAATTCAAGCTTTCCTTTTTGATACACAATTGATTCCTATTTGAATAGTATAAAAACGTTATCTATTAAATATGTTATGATAAAAAGGTATGAATAATTATTTGGGGGATTACGTAATGAACAAATACATTGGATTATTTATTGTTGTTATTTTCGGTACTTTATTAGGTGGGTGTAATGATTCTAAAAAACAAGAAGACACGGATACTACTGAGCCTAAAGTAAGCGAGGTTAAAAAGCAACAAACAATCAATTCTACAAAAGAAATTAATGTAAAAAAAATAATTTGGGATAGTGAAAAAGAATCACAATTAAAATCATTTGTAAACGGTTGGGGAAAAGAGATGAATCAAGACTACACATTTTATGAGTCAAATGATGAATTAAAATGGAATAACCTAGTCATTTCAGCACGTAATTTAGAAAAAAATAAAACGATTGATTTAAATGGTAAAAAACAGTCCATATCTATTTTT
This window encodes:
- a CDS encoding DUF2798 domain-containing protein, coding for MNEEKRLPMNKKEGILYGIVICGITATSMCFYNLYLAFGAINQDMLVTFAKSLPLFFVIAMLLENFIVRHFADSLVKKFSDPADSFNATLLFTILFTVVGMSFLMTFIGDVIGHGLVVNSSTFSRFVMSWPRNFGVVLALELLIAQPIARKIMVGLHSKKVEECVEYD
- a CDS encoding DHH family phosphoesterase, which translates into the protein MTISQEILKEIKQYDTIMIHRHQSPDPDALGSQGGLGEILKASFPKKSIYLVGGPVNDLDYLVTMDDVSDEMYQDALVIVTDTANAPRISGEQYYLGKKLIKIDHHPDDEPYGDLSWVNTQASSTSELIYDFYEENKENLVMTDNAARLLYAGIIGDTGRFLYPGTTSHTLWVASQLLTYDFDAARLSRYMDEVDEKISRLSGYIYENMVSDENGAAMVLLTQDALKEFDVVDSETPAIIPLPGKIRGILSWAIFVEQPEGFFRVRLRSKGPVINGIAKRHHGGGHPLASGANAKDMDEVEEIFEEIKTIVSEYKIS
- a CDS encoding DUF6681 family protein, whose protein sequence is MDAILTLILSNITKFLNYLNINPRLQNKILTVVSVFPTLYILRIVKGYFQNGNYLRMSLYLLVFIVLAYFIVLNFIYYFKNQKVKWDVTNLIENIVPEDATFDETVQTSSTTPKIQGKLLTLTLIDNSDQVIDTVVHNLLDKNYIQAKKLNDYAYELEDYTLIPFYKISKGKLFIGSSYKDLTEVATIKINDDADSLIPLGVFVNGGSYEKDGIIYKEPYTLELRVKDNDEHIIPKSSQNKSSKEVSHMSRRKKSQKK
- a CDS encoding DRTGG domain-containing protein, with translation MTKHDQILAHIESLPVGDKISVRGIAKMLSVSEGTAYRAIKEAENVGLVSTIQRVGTIRIETKAKENIKNLTFKEIVKIIDGDVLAGKKGLKKPLDKFIIGAMTEKSMLRYITPGALMIVGDREGVQRLALNNGAAVLLTGGFEVSQNIIDLADEVKMPILRTSHDTFTVGTLINRAISDQMIKKDIVLVEDIQTPESETRYMTTKDTVEDYFKLVEKTGYTRFPVVNKSNRLVGMVTAKDVSDKSLTQSIEKVMTKDPRHAKSHMSVASIGHQMIWDGLEIIPVVEDDLTLVGIISRQDVMRTVQLAQKQPQAAHKLTDHITNQIVEKEMPEKGDAVFTFVVTPQMINNLGTLSFGVLNQIISSVVRSTMLSRYNFHSVIEQSSLYYFKLIQMDSEIEIRTQVIEVGRRSGKVEVSVYKDNIVSAKAIAVCQLMDPV
- a CDS encoding LD-carboxypeptidase, yielding MSKPKRLKRGDKVAIISLSKGLLGEKFVEHNLIFGKKRLEEYGLEVIFMPHALKGIEYVAKHPEKRAEDLIHAFEDDSIKGIICTIGGDDTYRTIPYLMESERFKQLVKGKPKLFTGFSDSTINHLMFYRLGLTTYYGMSFIPDLGEISDSMLACTETYFTSYLESSESYKVIKSSNV
- a CDS encoding GNAT family N-acetyltransferase, giving the protein MKHFNTIDFPSIHIRLLDGNNEADLFIFKEFLLRTKDYFTDYVNVDPTDEQVKEFFTSLPPKVLPSQKYVYGIFDRDRLMGFIDWVEDYPQKEIGTLGYFVLEEEYRGTKLAEELYNALEKTVSDTGTKIMHLTFIEDDKRAARFWEKQGYQQIDTYNGNYGKQLVAEKIIG
- a CDS encoding YebC/PmpR family DNA-binding transcriptional regulator, which translates into the protein MGRKWANIVAKKTAKDANNSKVYAKFGIEIYAAAKSGDPDPHSNQKLRFVIDRAKTYNVPKHIIDRAIEKAKGSGDENYSELRYEGFGPSGSMVIVDTLTNNVNRTAADVRAAFGKNGGNMGVSGAVAYMFDNTAIFGFKGDDVDEIFEYLLEKDIEVKDVFEEEDQIIVYGESSDFHAIQEALKENGITEFSVAEIQMLAQNEVELSEDDLAQFEKMIDALDELEDVQQIFHNVDMD
- a CDS encoding ISL3 family transposase, giving the protein MSHNHCIRVSLDLKDTNIYFDSIFCEEKMIKGVRSKIYSGTLTYKPLACPCCGIKNENYSIVKNGFISSRIKWLSVAHYPTYLSLKKQRFLCRKCHTSFIAESLEIDKHCFIANRVKQSIGMELSDAISLKDLSKRHFVSTTTISRILNLFGKELSNKFTDLPQHLCFDEFTSVKNNQGKYSFIYSDSLSHKIIDILPDNKRITLEKHFSKYPLKVRNKVATIVVDMNAGYFKLANKLFPNASVVIDRFHLVQLISRSLNITRIRTMNKFKTSNLNDLKNYRKLKRYWKLFLKDSNELNYKDYRYQRLFKNILPETDIMDYLLSLSKELSETYGLYQNLLYCSKNNDFEAFSDLLLLSHELISEPMKTSIRTLKKHLPRINNTFKFPFSNGPLEGTINKIKLIKRIAYGYRNFQNYKYRILLSFQGK